The nucleotide window ATCTTCGCCGCCGCGCTGCAGGTGCCCGCCGGGCAGTTGCTCGCCGCCGGCAACTCCAGCCTCGAGCTGATGCACGACGCCGTCGTCCAGGCCCTGCTGAGCAAGCTGCCCGGTGCCGAGCGCCGCTGGGCCGACGAGCCGCGGGTGAAGTTCCTCGCCCCCGTCCCGGGCTACGACCGCCACTTCGCGCTCACCGAGCGCTTCGGCATCGAGCTGGTTCCGGTCGCGATGACCGACGAGGGCCCCGACATGGACGCCGTCGAGACGCTGGTCGCCGAGGATTCCGCCGTCAAGGGCATCTGGTGCGTGCCCAAGTACAGCAACCCGACCGGTGTCACGTTCAGTGACGACGTGGTCAAGCGGCTCGCCACCATGCGCACCGCGGCCCCGGACTTCCGGATCTTCTGGGACAACGCCTACGCCGTGCACCACCTCACCGACGACGAGCCGGAGCTGGCCGACCTGCTCGCCCTGGCGACCGAGGCGGGCAACGCCGACCGCGTCTTCGTCTTCGGCTCGACCTCGAAGATCACCCTCGCCGGCGCCGGCGTCGGTTTCTTCGGCGCGTCCGAGGCCAACCTCGCCTGGTGGACCGGCAACATCGGCAAGCGCACCATCGGCCCGGACAAGGTCAACCAGCTGCGGCACGCCCACTTCCTCAAGGACGAGGCCGGCGTCCGCGCGCACATGCGCAAGCACGCCGAGATCATCGGCCCGAAGTTCGCGGCCGTCGACCGCATCCTCACCGAGGAGCTGTCCGACCTGGCGTCGTGGACCAAGCCGACCGGGGGGTACTTCATCACGCTCACCGTCCCGCAGGGCACCGCGAAGGAGGTCGTGCGGCTGGCCAAGGAGGCCGGCGTCGCGCTGACCCCGGCCGGGGCGACCCACCCGCACGGCAGCGACCCGGCGGACGCCGTCATCCGCATCGCGCCGACCTTCCCGAAGCTCGAAGAGGTCGAAGAGGCCGTCCGCGCGCTGGCCGTGTGCGTCCGGCTCGCGGTGGCGCAGCGCGCCTGACCTGGGCAAACGCAAGTCGATCAAAATTTTTCCCGTTTTGACCGAGCCGGGGGACGCCCAGGTACGTATGACCGGTGGGTGAGGTGGACGAAAACTCGTCACGAGAGGACGTCCCCCGGTGTTCGGAAAACGCTACACAGAGCAGCTGATCGAGCGCAGCGCGGAGAACGCGACCGACCGCCGCCGCTTCCTCAAGGCTGCGGGAGCGGCGGGGCTCGGCGTCGCGGGTGCCGGTGCGCTCGGCACGGCGCTGTCGCTGGGCCTCGGCTCGGCCGGTGCCACGCAGCAGTACGGAGCGCAGGGAGGTGACAAGGCGAAGGAGGCGGCGAGTGATGCCGCCGTCCTGAACTTCGCGCTGAACCTCGAGTACCTCGAGGCGAACCTGTACTCGTTCGCCGCCTACGGCTACGGCCTGAACGAGAAGTACGTCAACGGCGTCGGCAACCTGGGCAAGGTCTCCGGCGGGCACGGCGTCAAGTTCAAGAGCGAGCACACCAAGCAGATCGTCCAGGAGATCGCCGGCGACGAGGTCGCCCACGTCAACTTCCTGCGCAAGGCGCTCGGCAACGGCGCGGTCGCGCAGCCCGAGATCGACTTCCAGAACAGCTTCACCGCGGCCATGCAGGCCGCGGGGGTGATCAAGCAGGGCCAGACGTTCGACCCGTTCGGCAGCGAGAACAACTTCCTGCTCGCCGCCTACCTGTTCGAGGACGTCGGCGTGTCCGCCTACAAGGGCGCCGCCCCGCTGGTGAACAACAAGACGTTCCTCGACGCGGCCGCGGGCATCCTGGCCGTCGAGGCCTACCACGCCGGCATCATCCGCTCGGCGCTGTTCGAGCGCGGCCTCGGCGACATCACGAACAAGATGTCCGACGCCCGCGACAGCCTCGACGGCAAGGCCGACGACGACGAAGGCGTCATCAAGGACGGCAAGGCGAACCTCGTCCCGACCGACGCCAACGGCATCGCGTTCGGCCGGTCCGCCGAGCGCGTGCTCAACATCGCCTACCTCAACCCGGACAAGGTGTCTTCGGGTGGCTTCTACCCGCGCGGCCTCAACGGCGACATCGCCACCAGCGGTGCGAAGGAGAAGTAGGCACCGCGTGCCGCCGCCACGGTAACGTCACAGGCGGCGGCACGCGGAGTCGAGGGGGCGCGAAGTGCGGGTACTGGTCGCGGGTGGCGGGATCTCGGGCACGGTCACGGCGATGGCGCTGCGGCTCGCCGGGCACGAACCGGTCGTGTACGAGGCCTATCCCGCCGGTGGGGACGACATCGGCGCGTTCCTCACGATCATGCACAACGGCATGGACGCCCTGCGCGCGATCGGTGCCGACCGGCCGGTGATCGACAGTTCGTTCGCGGCGTACGGCGTCGAGCTCGTCGCCCCGAACGGGGAAACCGTGGGGCGGCGCGAGTTCGACACCGAAGGCCTCGGTGGCTTTGGTGGCCCGCGCACCCTGACCCGCGCGACGCTCTACCGCGTCCTGCAGGAGGAGGCCGCGCGCCGCGGTGTCCCGCTGGAGCGCGGCAAACGGCTGGTGGGCGCGCGGCCCGGCCAGGACGGGATCACGGCGGAGTTCGCCGACGGCACCACCGGAACGGGTGACGTGCTGGTCGGCGCGGACGGCCTGCGCTCGGTCGTCCGGGGGCTGATCGACCCGGCCGCGGACGAGCCGCGGTACACCGGGCTGACCGTCGTGTATGGCTACACGCGCGCGGGCGGGCTGCCCGCCGCGCCCGGGATCTACCGGATGATCCGCGGCAGCCGGGCCGCCTTCGGGTTCACCACGGACCCGGACGGCGCCACCTTCTGGTTCGCCCGCATCCCGGACACCGAGCGCTCCCGCGAGGAGATCGCCGCGGTCACCCCGGCGGGCTGGCGCGAGTTCGCGCACGCGGCGTTCGACGGAGATCCGTTGCCCTGCACGGACATCATCGCGGCGACCGGCGACGAGGTCTTCGGCGGCCACTCCTACGACGTCCCGGAGACCCGGATCTGGTCGACGCCGGAGATGGTCCTCACCGGCGACGCCGCCCACGCCGCGTCCCCGGCCGCCGGCCAGGGCGCGTCGATGGCGCTGGAGGACAGCGTGGTGCTGGCGCAGTGCCTGCGCGACCTGCCGGACCCGGCGTCGGCCTTCGCCGCGTACGAGGGCTTGCGCCGCGAGCGCGTCGAGAAGCTGGTGGCGGCGAGCGCGGGCGGCGACGTCGGCGAAGAGCGCGGATGGCTGTACTCGCACCACATCGACTGGGCCACGAAGATCACCGTCTAGTACTACAGGGCTAGATCTTTGCGTGTCGGTTCGTGATATCGACTGCTGATTGTGCGAGTGTTGGCGAGTGAGCACTCCTTCTGTCGGGCGGGCCGACCTCTCGGGCGGTGCGACGCGGGAAGATTTGGCCGTGTGGGATCGGGAGTTTCGGGACGTGTGCGCGCGACTGGACGGGTTGTTCTATCGGACGGATTCGCGTGCGCATGCCCGGCATTATCTGCGCGGCTTGATCGCCCCGCTGGAACGGAAGAACGGCTGGACGATCGCGGAGTATTCCGGAGATCCGGAGCCGAAGGCGCTCCAGCGGTTGCTGAATCTGTCGCCGTGGGATGCCGCCGAGGCGCGAGACCTGGTACGCGACTATGCGATGGAACATTTCGCTGATCCCCGTGGCGTGCTGATCGCGGACCCGACCGGGTTTGCCAAGAAGGGCAACAAGTCGGCCGGTGTTCAACGTCAGTATTCGGGGACCCTGGGGCGGATCGACAACTGTCAGATCGGGGTTTTCCTGGCCTATGCCAACACGGCCGGCGATCGGGTACTCATTGACCGAGAACTGTATCTGCCCGATGCGTCGTGGTGTGCTGATCCCGGGCGTCGGGCCGAGGCGCACGTGCCGGAGAAGGTGACGTTCGCTACCCGCCCGAAGCAGGTGCAGGCCATGATCGCGCGAGCGGTGACGGCCGGGGTGCCGTTCGCGTGGTTCGCCGCGGACGAGGAGTTCGGGCAGAACCCGGGGCTGCGCACGTATCTGGAAGCCGAAGGAATCGCGTATGCGATGGCCGTGCCGAAGAACACCGACATCACAACTGGCGGTATCTCCTCCGCGGCCGGCCTGCCGACACTGGTCAAACATGCCCAATCCCGCCTGACAGGCCACGACTGGTCCCG belongs to Amycolatopsis tolypomycina and includes:
- a CDS encoding ferritin-like domain-containing protein is translated as MFGKRYTEQLIERSAENATDRRRFLKAAGAAGLGVAGAGALGTALSLGLGSAGATQQYGAQGGDKAKEAASDAAVLNFALNLEYLEANLYSFAAYGYGLNEKYVNGVGNLGKVSGGHGVKFKSEHTKQIVQEIAGDEVAHVNFLRKALGNGAVAQPEIDFQNSFTAAMQAAGVIKQGQTFDPFGSENNFLLAAYLFEDVGVSAYKGAAPLVNNKTFLDAAAGILAVEAYHAGIIRSALFERGLGDITNKMSDARDSLDGKADDDEGVIKDGKANLVPTDANGIAFGRSAERVLNIAYLNPDKVSSGGFYPRGLNGDIATSGAKEK
- a CDS encoding aminotransferase class I/II-fold pyridoxal phosphate-dependent enzyme → MTTASVDVDTARSDYAALVGRGLSLDITRGKPSPEQLDLSNALLSLPGDGTFKAEDGTDVRNYGGLNGLPELRRIFAAALQVPAGQLLAAGNSSLELMHDAVVQALLSKLPGAERRWADEPRVKFLAPVPGYDRHFALTERFGIELVPVAMTDEGPDMDAVETLVAEDSAVKGIWCVPKYSNPTGVTFSDDVVKRLATMRTAAPDFRIFWDNAYAVHHLTDDEPELADLLALATEAGNADRVFVFGSTSKITLAGAGVGFFGASEANLAWWTGNIGKRTIGPDKVNQLRHAHFLKDEAGVRAHMRKHAEIIGPKFAAVDRILTEELSDLASWTKPTGGYFITLTVPQGTAKEVVRLAKEAGVALTPAGATHPHGSDPADAVIRIAPTFPKLEEVEEAVRALAVCVRLAVAQRA
- a CDS encoding FAD-dependent monooxygenase — encoded protein: MRVLVAGGGISGTVTAMALRLAGHEPVVYEAYPAGGDDIGAFLTIMHNGMDALRAIGADRPVIDSSFAAYGVELVAPNGETVGRREFDTEGLGGFGGPRTLTRATLYRVLQEEAARRGVPLERGKRLVGARPGQDGITAEFADGTTGTGDVLVGADGLRSVVRGLIDPAADEPRYTGLTVVYGYTRAGGLPAAPGIYRMIRGSRAAFGFTTDPDGATFWFARIPDTERSREEIAAVTPAGWREFAHAAFDGDPLPCTDIIAATGDEVFGGHSYDVPETRIWSTPEMVLTGDAAHAASPAAGQGASMALEDSVVLAQCLRDLPDPASAFAAYEGLRRERVEKLVAASAGGDVGEERGWLYSHHIDWATKITV
- a CDS encoding IS701 family transposase, with translation MAVWDREFRDVCARLDGLFYRTDSRAHARHYLRGLIAPLERKNGWTIAEYSGDPEPKALQRLLNLSPWDAAEARDLVRDYAMEHFADPRGVLIADPTGFAKKGNKSAGVQRQYSGTLGRIDNCQIGVFLAYANTAGDRVLIDRELYLPDASWCADPGRRAEAHVPEKVTFATRPKQVQAMIARAVTAGVPFAWFAADEEFGQNPGLRTYLEAEGIAYAMAVPKNTDITTGGISSAAGLPTLVKHAQSRLTGHDWSRRACGIGAKGFRVYDWAMVDAGDGHQYVFRRNISDGELGYFHCYNPRGESLTELVRVIGARWPIEECFEAAKSEAGLDNYQVRLYHAWYRHITLSMLAMAFLAVMRHQAKKDQRDLRASRTP